From Strix uralensis isolate ZFMK-TIS-50842 chromosome 1, bStrUra1, whole genome shotgun sequence, a single genomic window includes:
- the NRBP2 gene encoding nuclear receptor-binding protein 2 isoform X1, which yields MAVPEPDARLAQEKEEESEEESEILEESPCGRWQKRREQVNQGNMPGIQSTFLAMDTEEGVEVVWNELLFTDKKAFKAHEEKIKTMFEQLVLVDHPNIVKLHKYWLDVKDLKARVIFITEYVSSGSLKQFLKKTKKNHKAMNARAWKRWCTQILSALSFLHSCEPPIIHGNLTSDTIFIQHNGLIKIGSVWHRVFANALPDDLRSPIRIEREELRNLHFFPPEYGQKADGTAVDIFSFGMCALEMAVLEIQTNGDTRVSEEAIVRARHSLDDPNMREFILSCLTLNPDKRPTANNLLFHRVLFEVHSLKLLAAHCFINNQYLMPENVVEEKIKELDLNMVMAEIRREGRPGAQWRYSEVSFLELDKFLEDVRNGIYPLMNFAVSRPHALPRALSQPQEDPQKAKTPTPEPFDVETRKVVQMQCNMELNEDKTQWHLTLLLILEDKLHRQLSYDLLPTDNSKDLATELVHYGFIHEDDCEKLANFLENAFHKYRSPPLFPQHR from the exons GTGAATCAGGGGAACATGCCAGGCATCCAGAGCACCTTCCTTGCCATGGACACTGAGGAGGGTGTGGAGGTGGTGTGGAATGAGCTGCTCTTCACTGACAAGAAGGCCTTTAAAGCGCACGAG GAGAAGATCAAGACCATGTTTGAGCAGCTGGTGCTCGTGGATCACCCCAACATCGTCAAGCTTCACAAATACTGGCTGGATGTGAAAGACCTGAAGGCACGG GTCATCTTCATCACAGAATACGTGTCTTCAGGGAGCCTGAAGCAGTTCctgaagaaaaccaagaaaaaccaCAAGGCCATGAATGCCAGG GCCTGGAAGCGCTGGTGCACTCAGATCCTCTCTGCTCTCAG CTTCCTGCACTCCTGCGAGCCACCCATCATCCACGGCAACCTGACCAGCGACACCATCTTCATCCAGCACAATGGGCTCATAAAGATTGGCTCAG TCTGGCACAGGGTGTTCGCCAACG CACTCCCGGATGACCTGCGGAGCCCCATCAGGATTGAGAGGGAAGAGCTCCGCAACCTGCATTTCTTCCCGCCGGAGTACGGCC AAAAGGCTGACGGGACTGCCGTGGACATCTTCTCCTTCGGGATGTGCGCGCTGGAG ATGGCAGTGCTGGAGATCCAGACCAACGGGGACACGCGGGTCTCGGAGGAGGCGATCGTGCGGGCGCGACATTCGCTGGACGATCCCAACATGCGG GAGTTCATTCTGTCGTGCCTGACCCTCAACCCAGACAAGCGACCGACAGCGAACAACCTGCTCTTCCACCGGGTGCTCTTTGAGGTGCATTCCCTGAAGCTGCTGGCAGCACACTGCTTCATCAACAACCAGT ATCTGATGCCGGAGAACGTGGTGGAGGAGAAGATAAAGGAACTGGACCTGAACATGGTGATGGCCGAGATCCGGAGGGAGGGTCGGCCCGGAGCCCAGTGGAG GTACTCAGAGGTCTCCTTCCTTGAACTCGACAAATTCTTAGAAGACGTCAG GAACGGGATCTACCCCCTGATGAACTTCGCTGTCTCCAGACCCCACGCCCTCCCGCGGGCACTCTCCCAGCCCCAGGAGGACCCTCAGAAAGCCAAGACTCCCACCCCAGAGCCCTTCGATGTGGAGACCAGGAAG GTGGTGCAAATGCAGTGTAACATGGAACTGAATGAAGACAAGACCCAGTGGCAC CTGACCCTTCTGCTGATCCTGGAGGACAAATTGCATCGACAGTTGAGCTACGACTTGCTGCCCA CCGATAACTCCAAGGACCTGGCCACGGAGCTGGTGCACTACGGATTCATCCACGAG gaCGACTGTGAAAAGCTGGCGAACTTCCTGGAAAATGCCTTCCACAAATACCGGTCTCCTCCCTT GTTTCCCCAGCACAGATGA
- the NRBP2 gene encoding nuclear receptor-binding protein 2 isoform X2 — protein MAVPEPDARLAQEKEEESEEESEILEESPCGRWQKRREQVNQGNMPGIQSTFLAMDTEEGVEVVWNELLFTDKKAFKAHEEKIKTMFEQLVLVDHPNIVKLHKYWLDVKDLKARVIFITEYVSSGSLKQFLKKTKKNHKAMNARAWKRWCTQILSALSFLHSCEPPIIHGNLTSDTIFIQHNGLIKIGSEHFSLSDAALPDDLRSPIRIEREELRNLHFFPPEYGQKADGTAVDIFSFGMCALEMAVLEIQTNGDTRVSEEAIVRARHSLDDPNMREFILSCLTLNPDKRPTANNLLFHRVLFEVHSLKLLAAHCFINNQYLMPENVVEEKIKELDLNMVMAEIRREGRPGAQWRYSEVSFLELDKFLEDVRNGIYPLMNFAVSRPHALPRALSQPQEDPQKAKTPTPEPFDVETRKVVQMQCNMELNEDKTQWHLTLLLILEDKLHRQLSYDLLPTDNSKDLATELVHYGFIHEDDCEKLANFLENAFHKYRSPPLFPQHR, from the exons GTGAATCAGGGGAACATGCCAGGCATCCAGAGCACCTTCCTTGCCATGGACACTGAGGAGGGTGTGGAGGTGGTGTGGAATGAGCTGCTCTTCACTGACAAGAAGGCCTTTAAAGCGCACGAG GAGAAGATCAAGACCATGTTTGAGCAGCTGGTGCTCGTGGATCACCCCAACATCGTCAAGCTTCACAAATACTGGCTGGATGTGAAAGACCTGAAGGCACGG GTCATCTTCATCACAGAATACGTGTCTTCAGGGAGCCTGAAGCAGTTCctgaagaaaaccaagaaaaaccaCAAGGCCATGAATGCCAGG GCCTGGAAGCGCTGGTGCACTCAGATCCTCTCTGCTCTCAG CTTCCTGCACTCCTGCGAGCCACCCATCATCCACGGCAACCTGACCAGCGACACCATCTTCATCCAGCACAATGGGCTCATAAAGATTGGCTCAG AACATTTCTCGCTTTCTGACGCAGCACTCCCGGATGACCTGCGGAGCCCCATCAGGATTGAGAGGGAAGAGCTCCGCAACCTGCATTTCTTCCCGCCGGAGTACGGCC AAAAGGCTGACGGGACTGCCGTGGACATCTTCTCCTTCGGGATGTGCGCGCTGGAG ATGGCAGTGCTGGAGATCCAGACCAACGGGGACACGCGGGTCTCGGAGGAGGCGATCGTGCGGGCGCGACATTCGCTGGACGATCCCAACATGCGG GAGTTCATTCTGTCGTGCCTGACCCTCAACCCAGACAAGCGACCGACAGCGAACAACCTGCTCTTCCACCGGGTGCTCTTTGAGGTGCATTCCCTGAAGCTGCTGGCAGCACACTGCTTCATCAACAACCAGT ATCTGATGCCGGAGAACGTGGTGGAGGAGAAGATAAAGGAACTGGACCTGAACATGGTGATGGCCGAGATCCGGAGGGAGGGTCGGCCCGGAGCCCAGTGGAG GTACTCAGAGGTCTCCTTCCTTGAACTCGACAAATTCTTAGAAGACGTCAG GAACGGGATCTACCCCCTGATGAACTTCGCTGTCTCCAGACCCCACGCCCTCCCGCGGGCACTCTCCCAGCCCCAGGAGGACCCTCAGAAAGCCAAGACTCCCACCCCAGAGCCCTTCGATGTGGAGACCAGGAAG GTGGTGCAAATGCAGTGTAACATGGAACTGAATGAAGACAAGACCCAGTGGCAC CTGACCCTTCTGCTGATCCTGGAGGACAAATTGCATCGACAGTTGAGCTACGACTTGCTGCCCA CCGATAACTCCAAGGACCTGGCCACGGAGCTGGTGCACTACGGATTCATCCACGAG gaCGACTGTGAAAAGCTGGCGAACTTCCTGGAAAATGCCTTCCACAAATACCGGTCTCCTCCCTT GTTTCCCCAGCACAGATGA